A window from Onychostoma macrolepis isolate SWU-2019 chromosome 07, ASM1243209v1, whole genome shotgun sequence encodes these proteins:
- the LOC131543505 gene encoding histone H4 yields MSGRGKGGKGLGKGGAKRHRKVLRDNIQGITKPAIRRLARRGGVKRISGLIYEETRGVLKVFLENVIRDAVTYTEHAKRKTVTAMDVVYALKRQGRTLYGFGG; encoded by the coding sequence ATGTCTGGAAGAGGCAAAGGCGGGAAAGGACTCGGGAAAGGAGGCGCCAAGCGTCACCGGAAAGTGCTGCGCGATAACATCCAGGGAATCACCAAACCCGCCATTCGTCGTCTGGCGCGCCGCGGCGGCGTCAAGCGCATCTCCGGTCTGATCTACGAGGAGACCCGCGGGGTGTTGAAGGTGTTCCTGGAGAACGTTATCCGCGACGCCGTCACCTACACCGAGCACGCCAAGAGAAAGACCGTCACCGCCATGGACGTCGTGTACGCGCTCAAACGACAGGGACGCACCTTGTACGGCTTCGGAGGATAA
- the LOC131543490 gene encoding histone H2B 1/2-like yields the protein MPEPAKSAPKKGSKKAVTKTAGKGGKKRRKTRKESYAIYIYKVMKQVHPDTGISSKAMGIMNSFVNDIFERIAGEASRLAHYNKRSTITSREIQTAVRLLLPGELAKHAVSEGTKAVTKYTSSK from the coding sequence ATGCCTGAACCAGCGAAGTCCGCGCCTAAGAAGGGCTCCAAGAAGGCCGTCACAAAGACCGCGGGGAAGGGAGGAAAGAAGCGCAGAAAGACCAGGAAGGAGAGCTACGCTATCTACATCTACAAGGTGATGAAGCAGGTTCATCCCGACACCGGGATCTCTTCCAAGGCGATGGGGATCATGAACTCTTTCGTCAACGACATCTTCGAGCGCATCGCCGGTGAAGCGTCTCGTCTCGCTCACTACAACAAGCGCTCCACCATCACTTCCAGAGAGATCCAGACCGCCGTGCGTCTGCTGCTGCCCGGGGAGCTGGCCAAACACGCCGTGTCTGAGGGCACCAAGGCCGTCACCAAGTACACCAGCTCCAAGTAG